A region from the Variovorax sp. RKNM96 genome encodes:
- a CDS encoding DUF72 domain-containing protein — translation MSEVQDSLFPDLPRPQEAPAAPPPTEAEAPAKKKSRGATVAPAPTDPVLVELASALSPNLRLGTSSWSYPGWANLVWDGEYAETVLSKNGLSALAQHPLFRTVSLDRNFYRALTASQYARYAAMVPADFRFVVKAPSLVTDATVRDESGRGTQVNPVFLNSEIAIQEFVQPALEGLGDRIGALVFQLSPIPSQLLADQPALLARIGEMLEALPGLKQVAPDAVIAVEVRDPQLLCPAFADMLRSVGATFCMGLHAKMPPIEDQLPMLRALWPGPLVCRWNLHRRHGRFGYEDAEKLYGPFDKIVDPDPETRAALAKVIAGTTRAGQNAFVTVSNNAEGCAPLTIASLARDIVDLELRKG, via the coding sequence ATGAGCGAAGTACAGGACTCTCTTTTCCCCGACCTGCCGCGCCCGCAAGAGGCGCCCGCGGCCCCGCCGCCGACCGAGGCCGAAGCGCCCGCGAAGAAGAAATCGCGCGGCGCCACCGTCGCTCCCGCACCTACGGATCCGGTGCTCGTCGAGCTGGCCTCGGCGCTCTCGCCCAACCTGCGCCTGGGCACCTCGTCATGGAGCTACCCCGGCTGGGCCAACCTCGTGTGGGACGGCGAATACGCCGAGACCGTGCTCTCGAAGAACGGCCTCTCCGCGCTGGCGCAGCACCCGCTCTTTCGCACCGTGAGCCTGGACCGCAACTTCTACCGCGCCCTCACCGCGAGCCAGTACGCGCGCTACGCGGCCATGGTGCCCGCCGACTTCCGCTTCGTGGTGAAGGCGCCGAGCCTCGTGACCGACGCCACCGTGCGCGACGAAAGCGGCCGCGGCACGCAGGTCAACCCCGTGTTCCTCAACAGCGAGATCGCAATCCAGGAATTCGTGCAGCCCGCGCTCGAAGGCCTCGGCGACCGCATCGGCGCGCTGGTGTTCCAGCTGAGCCCGATCCCCTCGCAGCTGCTGGCCGACCAGCCCGCGCTGCTCGCACGGATCGGCGAAATGCTCGAGGCGCTTCCCGGCCTGAAGCAGGTGGCGCCCGACGCCGTCATCGCCGTCGAGGTGCGCGACCCGCAACTGCTGTGCCCCGCCTTCGCCGACATGCTGCGCAGCGTGGGCGCGACCTTCTGCATGGGCCTGCACGCCAAGATGCCGCCGATCGAAGACCAGTTGCCGATGCTGCGCGCGCTGTGGCCCGGGCCGCTGGTGTGCCGCTGGAACCTGCATCGCCGGCACGGTCGCTTCGGGTACGAAGATGCGGAGAAGCTCTACGGCCCGTTCGACAAGATCGTCGATCCCGATCCGGAGACACGCGCGGCCCTGGCCAAGGTGATTGCGGGCACCACCCGCGCGGGCCAGAACGCCTTCGTCACCGTGAGCAACAACGCCGAGGGCTGCGCGCCACTGACCATCGCCTCGCTCGCGCGGGACATCGTCGATCTGGAGCTGCGCAAGGGGTAG
- a CDS encoding DinB family protein translates to MSSLSLLRTLFNYRAWANDELLEKLEGFDPERHQDARHDAIRLMNHCHVVDQIFTAHLTGKAHGFAADNTPDTPSLQDLRAAVAALDRWYLDYIETATPEQLAESVPFSFTDGDQGFMTREEMLTHVVTHGGYHRGEVGRLMRQHGVGLPWDTFAVYLHSTDPSRRMQGQGQLQAA, encoded by the coding sequence ATGAGCTCCCTGTCACTGCTTCGCACCCTCTTCAACTACCGCGCCTGGGCCAACGACGAGCTGCTCGAGAAGTTGGAAGGCTTCGATCCGGAACGCCACCAGGACGCGCGGCACGACGCCATCCGCCTGATGAACCACTGCCACGTGGTGGACCAGATCTTCACCGCGCACCTCACCGGCAAGGCGCACGGTTTTGCCGCCGACAACACGCCCGACACGCCGTCGCTGCAAGACCTTCGCGCCGCCGTTGCCGCGCTCGACCGCTGGTACCTCGACTACATCGAAACCGCGACGCCCGAGCAGTTGGCCGAATCCGTGCCTTTCAGCTTCACCGATGGCGACCAGGGCTTCATGACGCGCGAGGAAATGCTGACCCACGTCGTCACCCACGGTGGCTACCACCGCGGCGAGGTCGGGCGGCTCATGCGGCAGCATGGCGTGGGCCTGCCGTGGGACACCTTCGCGGTGTACCTGCACAGCACCGACCCTTCGCGCCGAATGCAGGGCCAGGGCCAGCTGCAGGCCGCGTAG
- a CDS encoding RidA family protein: MTTAQSRDQIADQIAAELGHSFAGEILAGGHYVPIVRDGRTVYTSGQVPRVGTTVVVTGRVGDTVSLEKAREGAQICALRCLTLLRRELGSLDGVEKVLRVGVFIQCTAEFTQQSEVADAASDLLHRVFGDAGVHVRTAVGVYQLPKNASVELEMTVAAKGDKA; encoded by the coding sequence ATGACGACAGCGCAAAGCCGAGACCAGATTGCCGATCAGATTGCCGCCGAGCTGGGCCACAGCTTCGCCGGGGAGATTCTTGCGGGCGGGCACTACGTGCCCATCGTGCGCGACGGCCGCACTGTCTACACCAGCGGGCAGGTGCCGCGCGTGGGGACGACGGTGGTCGTTACCGGCCGCGTGGGCGATACGGTGTCGCTGGAGAAGGCGCGCGAAGGCGCACAGATCTGCGCACTGCGGTGCCTCACGCTGCTGCGCCGCGAGCTCGGTTCGCTCGACGGCGTAGAGAAGGTGTTGCGCGTGGGCGTGTTCATCCAGTGCACCGCCGAGTTCACGCAGCAAAGCGAAGTGGCCGATGCGGCGTCCGATCTTCTTCACCGCGTCTTCGGCGATGCCGGCGTGCATGTGCGCACGGCGGTCGGCGTCTACCAGTTGCCCAAGAACGCGAGCGTCGAGCTGGAGATGACGGTCGCCGCCAAGGGCGACAAGGCCTGA
- a CDS encoding RraA family protein, protein MSQLPDIIRDFERVSSDLVRQASAFQPAILADVAGRRGALHGRIQALRHRMALAGSALTVEVRPGDNLMIHAAIALARPGDVLVIDGKGDQSAALMGTIMMNACRQVGIAGVVIDGAVRDSTEIDEMDFPVFSVGTNPNGPTKLASGRIGHPVSVGGVTVRPGDLVVGDADGVVIVEREKVEALLQAAAQKVEDEAARIEAIKKGNTAAKWLDAALRNAGVLKAGETL, encoded by the coding sequence ATGAGCCAACTACCCGACATCATTCGCGACTTCGAGCGCGTCTCCTCCGATCTGGTGCGGCAGGCCTCGGCCTTCCAGCCGGCCATCCTTGCCGACGTTGCGGGCCGACGCGGTGCGTTGCACGGCCGCATCCAGGCCCTGCGCCACCGGATGGCGCTGGCCGGCAGCGCGCTCACCGTCGAAGTGCGGCCGGGCGACAACCTGATGATCCACGCGGCCATCGCGCTGGCAAGGCCCGGCGACGTGCTGGTGATCGACGGCAAGGGCGACCAGAGCGCCGCGCTCATGGGCACGATCATGATGAACGCGTGCCGGCAGGTCGGCATCGCCGGCGTGGTGATCGACGGCGCGGTGCGCGACAGCACCGAGATCGACGAGATGGACTTTCCCGTCTTCTCGGTCGGCACCAATCCCAACGGCCCGACGAAGCTGGCCTCGGGGCGGATCGGACATCCGGTCTCGGTGGGCGGCGTGACCGTTCGTCCCGGCGATCTCGTCGTGGGCGATGCCGATGGCGTGGTGATTGTCGAGCGGGAGAAGGTGGAGGCGCTGCTTCAAGCCGCGGCACAGAAGGTCGAGGACGAAGCCGCGCGCATCGAGGCGATCAAGAAAGGCAACACGGCCGCCAAATGGCTGGACGCCGCGTTGCGCAACGCGGGCGTGCTCAAGGCCGGCGAGACGCTGTAG
- a CDS encoding tripartite tricarboxylate transporter substrate binding protein, which yields MKLRSLLKLLPALAAGTVWLGDARAQGPDAFPSKPVKILVGFSPGGSNDVVARLIAPKLAEGLGQPILIENRPGAGGNIAASAMLAAPADGHTLLMCTTGTLSIQPHILKSMPFDSERDIAPVTQVVNAPYMLLVNTTLPVKSVKELVAYARQKPGEINFASSGTGTGGHLAGEMLRSRAGIDIVHVAYKGTGQAMTDLIAGQVSMIFDQPVSSMQYARAGKLRALAVASPRRLAAFPDIPTVTEAGVPDFEPVTWAGICAAKNTPPAVVERIQREVAKVLAMPEIAKRLAADGLEPVGSTPEQFRAFLAADKRKWGRVVKDADVKAE from the coding sequence ATGAAACTCCGATCCCTTCTGAAGCTGCTGCCGGCCCTTGCCGCGGGCACCGTCTGGCTTGGCGACGCCCGGGCGCAAGGCCCGGATGCCTTTCCGTCGAAGCCCGTGAAGATCCTCGTGGGCTTTTCGCCCGGCGGCTCCAACGACGTCGTCGCGCGCCTGATCGCGCCGAAGCTGGCCGAAGGGCTCGGGCAGCCGATCCTGATAGAGAACCGCCCCGGCGCCGGCGGCAACATCGCGGCATCGGCCATGCTCGCTGCGCCCGCGGACGGGCACACGCTGCTGATGTGCACCACGGGCACGTTGTCGATCCAGCCGCACATCCTCAAGAGCATGCCCTTCGATTCCGAGAGGGACATCGCGCCGGTCACCCAAGTCGTCAACGCGCCCTACATGCTGCTGGTGAACACGACGCTGCCGGTCAAGAGCGTGAAGGAGCTCGTCGCTTATGCCAGGCAGAAGCCCGGCGAGATCAACTTCGCCTCTTCGGGCACGGGCACCGGCGGGCACCTCGCGGGCGAGATGCTCAGGAGCCGAGCCGGCATCGACATCGTGCACGTGGCCTACAAGGGCACCGGCCAGGCGATGACGGACCTCATTGCAGGCCAGGTCTCGATGATCTTCGACCAGCCCGTGAGCTCGATGCAGTACGCACGCGCCGGCAAGCTGCGCGCGCTGGCGGTGGCCAGCCCGCGCCGGCTGGCCGCCTTCCCCGACATTCCCACCGTGACGGAGGCCGGCGTGCCCGACTTCGAGCCCGTGACCTGGGCCGGCATCTGCGCGGCGAAGAACACGCCGCCGGCCGTGGTCGAGCGCATCCAGCGCGAAGTCGCCAAGGTGCTCGCGATGCCCGAGATCGCCAAGCGGCTCGCCGCCGACGGCCTGGAGCCCGTGGGAAGCACCCCCGAGCAGTTCCGCGCCTTCCTGGCCGCGGACAAGCGCAAGTGGGGCCGCGTGGTGAAGGACGCGGACGTCAAGGCCGAATAG
- a CDS encoding pyridoxal phosphate-dependent aminotransferase, which translates to MLHIAPRLNRIKPSPSSMAGQRARELRATGRDILSLTAGEPDFETPAHIKEAAIRAMAAGQTRYTDVGGTPMLKEAIAGKFLGENGLAYASNEIIVGTGAKQVIFNALMCTVAAGDEVIVPAPYWVSYPDIALLAGGVPVCVDCPAATGFRLQPADLERAITGRTRWLMLNSPNNPSGATYTRAELQALAEVLRRHPHVWVLTDDIYEHLIYGDAEFATMAQVAPDLKDRTLTVNGVSKAYAMTGWRIGYGAGPAALIKAMVKLQSQSTSGPNSIAQAAAVAALTGPQESIAANRREYAQRRDTVVAALNAIDGIDCAVPDGAFYVFASCSALFGLRTRQGASIQTSDDWVMHLLDAQNLAALQGSAYGVPTHFRLSFAASTEQLLEGCRRIARAREELSGPAIHQEPQ; encoded by the coding sequence ATGCTTCACATCGCACCACGCCTGAACCGAATCAAACCGTCCCCCAGTTCCATGGCGGGCCAGAGGGCGCGCGAGCTGCGCGCGACCGGCCGGGACATCCTCAGCCTGACCGCCGGCGAGCCCGACTTCGAGACGCCGGCACACATCAAGGAAGCGGCCATCCGCGCCATGGCGGCGGGGCAGACCCGCTACACGGACGTGGGCGGCACGCCGATGCTGAAGGAGGCCATCGCCGGCAAGTTCCTCGGCGAGAACGGGCTCGCCTACGCATCGAACGAGATCATCGTCGGCACCGGCGCCAAGCAGGTGATCTTCAACGCGCTGATGTGCACCGTCGCGGCGGGCGACGAGGTGATCGTGCCGGCACCGTACTGGGTGTCCTACCCGGACATCGCCTTGCTGGCCGGCGGCGTTCCGGTCTGCGTCGACTGTCCGGCGGCCACGGGCTTCAGGCTGCAGCCCGCGGACCTCGAGCGCGCCATCACCGGCAGGACACGCTGGCTGATGCTGAATTCGCCGAACAACCCGAGCGGGGCGACCTACACGCGGGCGGAGCTGCAGGCACTGGCCGAGGTGCTGCGCCGCCATCCGCATGTCTGGGTACTCACCGACGACATCTACGAGCACCTCATCTATGGTGACGCCGAGTTCGCCACCATGGCGCAGGTCGCGCCCGACCTCAAGGACCGCACGCTGACGGTGAACGGCGTCTCCAAGGCCTACGCGATGACGGGTTGGCGCATCGGCTACGGCGCGGGACCGGCAGCGTTGATCAAGGCGATGGTCAAGCTCCAGTCGCAGAGCACCTCGGGGCCGAACTCGATCGCGCAGGCGGCGGCCGTCGCGGCACTCACAGGGCCGCAGGAGAGCATTGCCGCGAACCGGCGCGAATACGCGCAGCGGCGCGACACGGTGGTGGCGGCGCTCAACGCCATCGACGGCATCGATTGCGCCGTGCCCGATGGCGCGTTCTACGTCTTCGCCTCATGCAGCGCGCTGTTCGGCCTTCGCACGCGCCAGGGCGCTTCGATCCAGACCTCCGACGACTGGGTGATGCATCTGCTCGACGCGCAGAACCTCGCGGCACTGCAGGGCAGCGCCTACGGCGTGCCGACGCATTTCCGCCTCTCGTTTGCCGCGAGCACCGAACAACTGCTGGAGGGTTGCCGCCGCATCGCACGAGCGCGCGAAGAACTCTCCGGCCCCGCCATCCACCAGGAACCGCAATGA
- a CDS encoding LysR family transcriptional regulator produces the protein MNFTFKQLEAFLFSARLQSFSAAAVKLHTTQSAISKRLAELEESLGGPLLHRTSHGLELTQVGRELLPLAEEAQRLWQRIAHDISVDKTLRGTFRVGVTELIAMTWLTRLIQLLQKLHPQVTIEPVVDAGLTLFERLEASKLDLAVMPGTFWGQAFESIKVAEVEQVWIASPRLQIPVRALKPHEFADYPVIEQPVGASKNRFYEAWRAEHGFRFGKVMLTNSTTVLRELTISGFGLSQQALDYVRPDIRSGLLRVVKSDPMPPPLVYSAVYRRDNASPALARIVELAVKTCDFTLRASQHDVAPARSSQRQRVPREVAKKAVRKTRR, from the coding sequence ATGAACTTCACCTTCAAGCAGCTGGAGGCCTTTCTCTTCAGCGCCAGGCTCCAGAGCTTCAGCGCCGCGGCGGTGAAGCTGCACACCACGCAATCGGCGATCTCCAAGCGCCTGGCGGAACTGGAAGAGTCGCTGGGCGGCCCCCTGCTGCATCGCACATCGCACGGCCTGGAGCTGACCCAGGTCGGCCGCGAATTGCTGCCGCTCGCCGAAGAAGCCCAGCGCCTCTGGCAGCGCATCGCGCACGACATCAGCGTCGACAAGACGCTGCGCGGCACCTTCCGCGTCGGCGTGACGGAACTCATCGCAATGACCTGGCTCACGCGCTTGATCCAGCTGCTGCAGAAGCTCCATCCCCAGGTGACGATCGAGCCCGTGGTGGACGCGGGGCTCACGCTCTTCGAGCGCCTCGAAGCCAGCAAGCTCGACCTGGCCGTCATGCCAGGCACCTTCTGGGGCCAGGCCTTCGAATCGATCAAGGTCGCAGAGGTCGAGCAGGTCTGGATCGCGAGCCCGCGCCTGCAGATTCCCGTCCGCGCCCTGAAGCCGCACGAGTTTGCCGACTACCCGGTGATCGAGCAGCCCGTGGGCGCCTCGAAGAACAGGTTCTACGAAGCCTGGCGCGCGGAGCACGGTTTTCGTTTCGGCAAGGTCATGTTGACGAACAGCACCACGGTCCTGCGCGAACTGACCATCAGCGGCTTCGGCCTGAGCCAGCAGGCGCTCGACTATGTGCGACCGGACATCCGCAGCGGCTTGCTGCGCGTGGTCAAGAGCGATCCCATGCCGCCGCCGCTGGTCTACAGCGCGGTCTACCGGCGTGACAACGCCAGCCCCGCGCTGGCGCGCATCGTCGAGCTGGCCGTGAAGACCTGCGACTTCACCTTGCGGGCCAGCCAGCACGACGTGGCGCCGGCCCGCTCGTCGCAACGGCAACGCGTGCCGCGCGAGGTTGCGAAGAAAGCCGTCAGGAAGACGCGCAGATGA
- a CDS encoding non-heme iron oxygenase ferredoxin subunit, giving the protein MSTMTWIDAAAVDDVPADDVVGIEVQGRDIALYGTEDGIHATDNICTHGHARLCDGFLEGHEIECPLHQGRFDVRTGKAMCAPLTEDLRSYPVKIEGGRVFLAFEA; this is encoded by the coding sequence ATGAGCACGATGACATGGATCGACGCCGCGGCGGTCGACGACGTTCCCGCCGACGACGTGGTGGGTATCGAGGTGCAGGGCCGGGACATCGCCCTCTACGGCACCGAGGACGGCATCCACGCGACCGACAACATCTGCACGCACGGGCACGCGCGGCTGTGCGATGGTTTCCTCGAAGGGCACGAGATCGAGTGCCCGCTGCACCAAGGGCGTTTCGATGTCCGCACCGGCAAGGCGATGTGCGCGCCGCTCACGGAAGACCTGCGCAGCTATCCGGTGAAGATCGAGGGCGGGCGGGTGTTCTTGGCGTTCGAGGCGTAG
- a CDS encoding tripartite tricarboxylate transporter substrate binding protein, which translates to MKHAIVLAIVAVAAAAHAQEWPQRPVRIVVPFAAGSSPDILARIVNDKLAARIGQPLIVDNKPGAGGNTGTDQASKSQPDGYTFLLSVNAPLVYNTVLYKNLPYDPFKDLVPVSLAATTPNVCAVSNSMNVDSVKGWLAAMKQNPGKFNFASTGNGSISHLGVELIKLKTNSFAVHIPYASSGQAVTAIIQGDVQYACLPPVTVMPQAKAGRLKALAVTSAERSALLPELPTLRESGLPDIQAVPWFAYMAPKGTPPEVVQRMSREIAVVLKDPETLKRLQTAYFDPVGSTPEALAKFMGEELVRWKPVIQRAGLKPDN; encoded by the coding sequence GTGAAGCACGCGATCGTTCTCGCCATCGTGGCAGTGGCCGCTGCGGCGCATGCCCAGGAGTGGCCGCAGCGCCCCGTGCGCATCGTCGTGCCGTTCGCGGCCGGCTCGTCGCCCGACATCCTCGCGCGCATCGTCAACGACAAGCTGGCTGCGCGCATCGGCCAGCCGCTCATCGTCGACAACAAGCCCGGCGCGGGCGGCAACACGGGCACCGACCAAGCGAGCAAGTCGCAGCCCGATGGCTACACCTTCCTGCTCTCGGTGAATGCGCCGCTGGTCTACAACACGGTGCTCTACAAGAACCTGCCGTACGACCCGTTCAAGGACCTCGTGCCGGTCTCGCTTGCGGCGACTACGCCCAATGTGTGCGCAGTCTCGAATTCGATGAATGTCGATTCGGTGAAGGGCTGGCTCGCGGCGATGAAGCAGAACCCGGGCAAGTTCAACTTCGCCTCGACGGGGAACGGGTCGATCTCGCACCTGGGCGTGGAGCTCATCAAGCTGAAGACCAACTCGTTCGCGGTGCACATTCCGTATGCGTCGTCGGGCCAGGCGGTCACCGCGATCATCCAGGGCGATGTGCAATACGCCTGCCTGCCGCCCGTCACCGTGATGCCGCAGGCCAAGGCCGGGCGCCTGAAGGCGCTGGCCGTGACGTCGGCCGAACGCTCGGCCCTGTTGCCCGAACTGCCCACGCTGCGCGAATCGGGCCTGCCCGATATCCAGGCCGTGCCGTGGTTCGCCTACATGGCGCCCAAGGGCACGCCACCCGAGGTGGTGCAGCGCATGAGCCGCGAGATCGCCGTGGTGCTGAAAGACCCCGAGACGCTCAAGCGCCTGCAGACCGCGTACTTCGACCCCGTGGGCAGCACGCCCGAGGCGCTGGCGAAGTTCATGGGCGAAGAACTGGTCCGCTGGAAGCCGGTGATCCAGCGCGCCGGCCTCAAGCCCGACAACTGA
- a CDS encoding chorismate mutase has translation MQEKEPETHGAPLRRFTDPAYQPLCSNLAEVRENIDRLDRQIVALLAERGRYVKDAARFKRDAFQVSAPQRQQEVIDKVRALAEKEGAYPEVVEAAYRALIAGFIAREQRDHQGMVDVEAKP, from the coding sequence ATGCAAGAAAAAGAACCCGAGACACACGGCGCACCGCTGCGCCGCTTCACCGATCCGGCCTACCAGCCGTTGTGCAGCAACCTTGCCGAGGTGCGCGAGAACATCGACCGGCTCGACCGCCAGATCGTCGCGCTGCTGGCCGAGCGTGGCCGCTATGTGAAGGACGCGGCGCGCTTCAAGCGCGATGCCTTCCAGGTGTCGGCGCCTCAACGCCAGCAGGAGGTGATCGACAAGGTGAGGGCGCTGGCCGAGAAGGAGGGTGCTTATCCCGAGGTGGTCGAAGCAGCGTATCGCGCACTCATTGCGGGCTTCATCGCGCGCGAACAGCGGGACCATCAGGGCATGGTCGATGTGGAGGCGAAACCGTGA
- a CDS encoding aromatic-ring-hydroxylating dioxygenase subunit beta codes for MTKKLDANAYLELAGLYAAYAHAVDSGKWDLWPAFFIDECSYRLQPRENHERNLPLATLSFESRGMLEDRVYGIQETLFHDPYYQRHVVGLPVVHAVDDDGAIHSEANYAVFRTKLDGPSTVFNVGRYIDKVVPTPEGLKFASRLCVFDSEMIPNSIIYPI; via the coding sequence ATGACGAAGAAGCTCGACGCCAACGCCTATCTCGAACTGGCTGGCCTCTATGCGGCCTATGCGCATGCGGTCGATTCGGGCAAGTGGGATTTGTGGCCCGCGTTCTTCATCGACGAATGCAGCTACCGGCTGCAGCCGCGCGAGAACCACGAGCGCAACCTGCCGCTGGCCACGCTGTCGTTCGAGAGCCGGGGCATGCTGGAAGACCGCGTGTACGGCATCCAGGAGACGCTGTTCCATGACCCGTACTACCAGCGGCATGTCGTTGGCCTGCCGGTGGTGCATGCGGTGGATGACGACGGCGCGATTCACAGCGAAGCGAACTACGCGGTCTTCCGCACCAAGCTGGATGGCCCCTCGACCGTGTTCAACGTCGGCCGCTACATCGACAAGGTCGTGCCCACGCCCGAAGGTCTGAAGTTCGCCTCGCGCCTGTGCGTCTTCGACAGCGAAATGATCCCGAACTCCATCATTTACCCCATCTGA
- a CDS encoding aromatic ring-hydroxylating dioxygenase subunit alpha, with protein sequence MTTQPVFPIELHWESEKTSRIPFMAYTDEALHKKELQRFFYEKHWCYVGLEAEIPNPGDFKRTAIGERSVVMSRDEEGAIHVFENVCAHRGMQFCRERHGNKKEFVCPYHQWNYTLKGDLQGVPFRRGVKQDGKVHGGMPADFKTEENGLNKLKVASRGGVVFASFDHEVESFEDFLGPDILHYFDRLFDGRKLTILGYSRQRIPGNWKLMQENIKDPYHPGLLHTWFVTFGLWRADNKSELKMDARSRHAAMISTRGNAGKAAQVTQVSSFKESMQLKDPRFLDIVPEPWWGGPTAVMMTLFPSLILQQQVNSVSTRHIQPVGHDAFDFVWTHFGFEDDTEEMTQRRLRQANLFGPAGFVSADDGEVIEFSQQGFEQKPYHRTLAELGGREVENTDHMVTETLIRGMYRYWREVMEAA encoded by the coding sequence ATGACCACGCAACCCGTGTTCCCCATCGAATTGCATTGGGAGAGCGAGAAAACCAGCCGCATTCCCTTCATGGCCTACACCGACGAGGCGCTGCACAAGAAGGAGCTGCAGCGCTTCTTCTACGAGAAGCACTGGTGCTATGTCGGCCTCGAAGCCGAGATCCCGAACCCGGGCGACTTCAAGCGCACGGCCATCGGCGAACGCTCGGTCGTCATGTCGCGCGACGAGGAGGGCGCGATCCATGTGTTCGAAAACGTCTGCGCGCACCGTGGCATGCAGTTCTGCCGCGAGCGCCATGGCAACAAGAAGGAGTTCGTCTGCCCCTACCACCAGTGGAACTACACGCTCAAGGGCGACCTGCAGGGCGTGCCGTTCCGCCGCGGCGTGAAGCAGGACGGCAAGGTCCACGGTGGCATGCCCGCCGACTTCAAGACCGAGGAGAACGGGCTCAACAAGCTCAAGGTGGCATCGCGCGGCGGGGTGGTGTTCGCGTCGTTCGACCATGAGGTCGAATCGTTCGAAGATTTTCTCGGCCCCGACATCCTTCATTACTTCGATCGTCTCTTCGACGGCCGCAAGCTCACCATCCTCGGCTACAGCCGCCAGCGCATTCCGGGCAACTGGAAGCTGATGCAGGAGAACATCAAGGACCCGTACCACCCGGGCCTCCTGCACACTTGGTTCGTGACCTTCGGGCTCTGGCGCGCGGACAACAAATCGGAGCTCAAGATGGACGCGCGCAGCCGCCACGCCGCGATGATTTCCACGCGCGGCAATGCGGGCAAGGCCGCGCAGGTGACGCAGGTCTCCAGCTTCAAGGAAAGCATGCAGCTGAAGGACCCGCGCTTCCTGGACATCGTGCCCGAGCCCTGGTGGGGCGGGCCGACCGCCGTGATGATGACGCTGTTCCCGAGCCTTATCCTGCAGCAGCAGGTCAACAGCGTGTCGACGCGGCACATTCAGCCGGTGGGGCACGACGCCTTCGATTTCGTGTGGACGCATTTCGGCTTCGAGGACGACACCGAGGAGATGACGCAGCGGCGTCTGCGGCAGGCCAACCTGTTCGGCCCGGCGGGCTTCGTCTCGGCCGACGACGGCGAGGTGATCGAGTTCTCGCAGCAGGGCTTCGAGCAGAAGCCCTACCACCGCACGCTCGCGGAACTGGGCGGCCGCGAGGTCGAAAACACCGACCACATGGTGACCGAGACGCTGATCCGCGGCATGTACCGCTACTGGCGCGAAGTGATGGAGGCCGCATGA
- a CDS encoding 2Fe-2S iron-sulfur cluster-binding protein, giving the protein MDLHIHPLARTLEVRPGANLLEVLREHHVPVSYSCLAGRCGTCRCKVVSGQVLDGGQDAIRPDGQGERYVLACQSTLTESCAIEIPEPDEVVVHPARILKATVTGIDVLTHDIRRLRLKPNKPLEFSPGQYAQLQFAPDLARPYSMAGLSRDAELEFHVRRVPGGRVTAHIFEQLRIGDAVRVSGPLGTAYLRTKHRGPMLCAAGGTGLAPILSIVRGAIAGGLVQPIHLYLGVRSDADVYGLAELRELQAQHPGLKVHVVVVTGPAHEGQRLGLITDAIRADWPGSLDGWRAYLCGSPPMVEAVTQLVCTRGLAPEQTHADAFYLQGT; this is encoded by the coding sequence ATGGACCTGCACATTCACCCCCTTGCCCGCACCCTCGAGGTCCGCCCCGGCGCGAACCTGCTCGAGGTGCTGCGCGAGCACCATGTGCCGGTGTCGTACAGCTGCCTAGCGGGGCGCTGCGGAACCTGCCGCTGCAAGGTGGTGTCGGGCCAGGTGCTCGACGGTGGGCAGGACGCGATCCGCCCCGACGGGCAGGGCGAGCGCTACGTGCTGGCCTGCCAGAGCACGCTGACCGAAAGTTGCGCCATCGAGATCCCCGAGCCCGACGAGGTGGTGGTGCATCCGGCGCGCATCCTCAAGGCGACCGTGACCGGCATCGACGTGCTCACGCACGACATCCGGCGCCTGCGGCTCAAGCCGAACAAACCGCTGGAGTTTTCGCCGGGGCAGTACGCGCAGCTGCAGTTCGCGCCCGATCTGGCGCGGCCCTATTCGATGGCCGGGTTGAGTCGCGATGCGGAGCTCGAATTCCATGTGCGCCGGGTGCCGGGCGGGCGCGTCACGGCGCACATCTTCGAGCAATTGCGCATCGGCGATGCGGTGCGCGTGAGCGGGCCGCTCGGCACGGCGTACCTGCGCACAAAGCACCGCGGGCCGATGCTTTGCGCGGCCGGTGGCACCGGGCTCGCGCCGATTCTCTCGATCGTGCGCGGCGCCATCGCGGGCGGACTGGTGCAGCCGATTCATCTGTACCTGGGTGTGCGCTCCGATGCGGACGTGTATGGCCTTGCCGAACTGCGCGAACTGCAGGCGCAGCACCCGGGCCTGAAGGTGCATGTGGTGGTCGTCACTGGCCCGGCGCACGAGGGTCAGCGCCTGGGCCTCATCACCGATGCCATCCGCGCCGACTGGCCCGGCAGCCTCGATGGCTGGCGCGCCTATCTCTGCGGCTCGCCGCCGATGGTCGAGGCGGTGACGCAACTGGTGTGCACCCGCGGCCTCGCGCCTGAGCAGACCCATGCCGATGCCTTCTACCTGCAAGGCACCTGA